One segment of Leptodactylus fuscus isolate aLepFus1 chromosome 7, aLepFus1.hap2, whole genome shotgun sequence DNA contains the following:
- the LOC142214315 gene encoding uncharacterized protein LOC142214315 has protein sequence MKIFYCGVILFLSLLSVLPAIVCEETRDVFGVYGEEATLQVSVVQREQIRQVRWVTFNGIAICTSRPGGFVEIREDYYADRLRATSDGSLIIEDLKMEDGGIIKATIYLLDGEDCSEAYNLSVTGKCGTTKRVSVPVGGDVTLQVEENHIKNLIWERPVGVIIATTKPGGFLDLREDHYNGRLQGSPDGSLTIRNVFGQDQGDYRAVIFTPDGVACARVYDVSISGGTSNVKMVVAEYVTAGIVFAMAALP, from the exons TTCTACCTGCAATAGTCTGTGAGGAGACAAGAGATGTGTTTGGCGTGTATGGAGAAGAGGCGACTCTACAAGTGTCTGTGGTTCAGAGAGAACAAATCAGACAAGTCCGGTGGGTCACCTTCAATGGGATTGCTATCTGTACGTCCCGACCGGGTGGCTTTGTTGAGATCCGAGAAGATTATTATGCGGATAGATTGAGAGCGACCAGTGATGGATCTTTGATTATAGAAGACCTTAAGATGGAAGATGGTGGAATTATCAAAGCGACAATTTACTTACtggacggagaagactgctcagaagCCTACAACCTCAGCGTCACAG GAAAGTGCGGCACAACCAAGAGGGTCTCGGTTCCAGTTGGAGGGGATGTTACTCTACAAGTGGAAGAAAATCACATTAAGAACCTGATTTGGGAAAGACCAGTTGGGGTCATTATTGCCACAACAAAACCAGGAGGATTCCTTGATCTTCGAGAAGACCACTATAATGGAAGGCTGCAGGGATCTCCTGATGGTTCCTTGACCATAAGAAATGTATTTGGCCAAGACCAAGGAGACTACAGAGCAGTCATATTCACACCAGATGGAGTAGCTTGTGCTCGGGTGTATGATGTCTCCATTTCAG GTGGCACTTCCAATGTGAAAATGGTAGTAGCGGAGTATGTGacggctggaatagttttcgcaATGGCTGCCTTACCATAG